Proteins encoded in a region of the Acidobacteriota bacterium genome:
- a CDS encoding ABC transporter ATP-binding protein produces MDEAVAVATNALTRTFGTFTAVDNVTLAVAPGQFFGFLGPNGAGKSTTIKMLTGLLAPSSGGVSILGLDLFSHPVEVKRQIGVVPEGMALFSRLTGAEYLNFVGRMYGLDRVTAARRSGELLEFMQLTDAGRKLIADYSHGMQKKLALAAAVIHGPKVLFLDEPFEGVDAVAAMTLKTMLQNMIARGATIFLTSHVLEIVERLCSHVAIIHHGKLVAQGSLEQLRQGVAAEAVAAGEGGEAAGAAAERLTLEQIFLRIVGSGQGVTQELSWLS; encoded by the coding sequence ATGGATGAGGCGGTTGCGGTCGCAACGAATGCCCTGACGCGGACGTTTGGGACCTTTACGGCGGTGGACAATGTGACGCTGGCAGTCGCACCGGGGCAGTTTTTTGGGTTTCTGGGGCCGAATGGCGCGGGCAAATCGACCACGATCAAGATGCTGACGGGACTGCTGGCGCCGAGCAGCGGCGGGGTGAGCATTCTGGGGCTGGATCTGTTTAGCCATCCGGTTGAGGTCAAAAGGCAGATTGGAGTGGTGCCGGAAGGGATGGCGCTGTTCAGCCGGCTGACGGGGGCGGAATATCTAAACTTCGTCGGCCGCATGTACGGGCTCGACCGGGTGACGGCGGCGCGGCGGTCGGGCGAACTGCTGGAGTTCATGCAGCTTACCGACGCGGGACGCAAACTGATTGCCGATTACTCGCACGGCATGCAGAAGAAGCTGGCGCTGGCGGCGGCGGTGATTCACGGGCCGAAGGTGCTGTTTCTGGATGAGCCGTTCGAGGGCGTGGACGCGGTGGCAGCGATGACGCTCAAGACCATGCTGCAAAACATGATTGCGCGCGGGGCGACGATATTTTTGACCAGCCATGTGCTGGAAATTGTCGAGCGCCTGTGCAGTCACGTGGCCATCATTCATCACGGCAAGCTCGTGGCGCAGGGATCGCTCGAGCAATTGCGGCAAGGCGTAGCGGCGGAAGCGGTGGCGGCCGGCGAAGGCGGCGAAGCCGCAGGAGCGGCAGCGGAGCGGCTGACGCTGGAGCAGATTTTTCTGCGGATTGTGGGTTCGGGGCAAGGAGTGACGCAGGAGTTGTCGTGGCTGAGCTGA
- a CDS encoding PadR family transcriptional regulator, with protein sequence MGNETLQGALELLVLKTLERAPKDGMHGFGIAEHILAASNDLLRVEEGSLYPALHRMEQQDWIASTWGVTANKRRARYYRLRPAGRRELERQRAGWRQTAGAVTSFLEA encoded by the coding sequence ATGGGGAATGAAACGCTACAGGGGGCCCTCGAACTGCTCGTTCTCAAAACCCTCGAGCGTGCGCCCAAAGACGGCATGCATGGCTTCGGCATCGCCGAGCATATCCTGGCGGCCTCCAACGATCTGCTGCGCGTCGAAGAAGGCTCACTCTATCCGGCGCTGCACCGCATGGAGCAGCAGGACTGGATCGCCTCCACCTGGGGCGTTACCGCGAACAAGCGCCGGGCACGCTACTACCGCCTCCGCCCCGCCGGCCGCCGCGAGCTCGAGCGCCAGCGCGCCGGCTGGCGCCAGACCGCGGGCGCCGTGACGTCGTTTCTGGAGGCCTAA